The window CGTCGAGCTCTCCGATAACGGCTTTCGTTCCCGCATCGCGCATGGTGTAATAGCCGCGGTCGGGTATGACGCCGCCGGAAAGATAGATGAGCATGGCCGTTCCGTCGCGTGCACGAATGGTGCCGCTCGTCCTGTCGAGTATGATGCGCGGTGAAAGCTCGCGAATGCGGCTGTCCGCGTAGCGGCCGGCGAGCATTTCAAGGACAAGATCGAATTCAGTGCGCGTGAGCGTGTGATAATACCATGCTGTGCGTATCTCATCGTAGATCTCGGTGATGTCCCGCGTTCTTCCGACGGTCATCGAGAGTATCACCTGCGCAAGGACGTCGAGCGGATCGACCGGCGGCACTATCTCCTCGATGTGATCGCTCGATATATGCGCGGCGAGCACGGCGGCGCTGATGAGATCATGCGCATGAAGCGCGTAGAACGTTGACCGCGAAACGGAACCGACGGCATGCCCTGCACGTCCGATGCGCTGGAGCGCTGCTGACACCGAGAACGGCGGTTCGACGAGAACGACCTCGCTCACATCGCCGATATCGATGCCGAGTTCAAGGGAGCTCGTAGCGACGACAGCGGCGAGCTCGCCTTTCTTGAATCGCTCTTCTACGACGGCGCGTATCTCGCGCGAGAGCGAGCCGTGATGCGAATAGACATCGGGGGCGTCGGTGTTCTCGTTGAGGAAGCGCGTTATCTTCTCCACCATGCGGCGGCTGTTTGCGAAAAGAAGTGTCGAGCGGTTGCGCGTGATGACGGCCCTGAGTGTCTTGGACATCGCAAGCCACCAGTCGTCCCGGGAAGTGTCTTCCCCGAGCTCAGGGAATGACACCGAGATATCGTATCGTTTTTCGATCTCAGAACGGACAATGGTCACCCGTCGCTTGTGATAGATCGCTTTACCGCTGACATGTTCACATCGGTATCCGCCGACAAGCTCGGCGATACGTGCGAGCGGATTGACCGTGGCTGATAGGGCGATTCGCCGGAATTCCCCGTTGATCGCGGTGAGCCGCTCTATTGCCGTCATGAGGAAAACGCCGCGTTTAGTGCCGGCCACCGCATGTATCTCGTCAAGTATCACCGTGCCGATGTTCGATATGAGCGCTTCGCCGCTTGCCGAGGTGAGAAGGATGTTGAGGCTTTCCGGCGTAGTGATGAAGATGTCCGGCGGGCGCTTATACATGCGCCGCCGTTCATCAGCGCTCGTATCGCCGCTCCGAACCCCGACGCTGATATCACGGAGCTTTTCCCCCGCGCGTGCAAAATACCCGCGTATCTCCTCGAGCGGCGTCTCCAGGTTGCGGCGAATATCGTTGTTGAGCGCCTTAAGCGGCGATATATAGAGTATGCGGTAAGCGTCAAGCACTTGTGCATTACGCGGTTTTGTGATGAGCGTATTGAGCGCGGAGAGGAAAGCGGCGAGCGTTTTTCCGCTTCCCGTCGGTGCTGTCATGAGCAGGTGTTCGGTGTCCGGGAGCGACCAGGCGCGTTCCTGCACATCGGTCGGCGTCCCCACCCGTTCGGTGAACCATTGCGCGATAAGGGGATGGAATCGTGAGAGCGAGGTCGGCATAGGGGAAGTATATCGGAAATGAACGGAAAGTGAAGCAGCAATGCATTGACTTATTACCTNNNNNNNNNNATAATTGTTATTCTCCGAATATGTACCGCATATCCGGTAGACTTCTCATAGCCGCGCTGCTGTTCCTCGCGCTTACTGCCGCAGACGGCGTGTTCGTGTTCCTCTACAGTGCGAACACGAAGAACGACAGTGCCGCCATCAATGCGCTCGGCACCATACGGGGGTCGATACAGCGCGCATCGAAGATGGAATTGGCGGGTATCGATTCCGCTGCGGTGAGGCGCACCGTCGATGATACCATTATCCGCTGCATGAGAGGCACGAATTTCGATTTCAGCTCACGCGCGAAGGTTGCCGTAAAATTAACCGAGCTTGAATTGATATGGAATAAGCTCACGGCGGCGTTCGCGGCGCATCGGTCGGGTGATGCGGGGGCGCGGAGAACCATCGTGTCATTAAGCGAGGAGTGCTGGCGCATCGCCGATGAATCGGTGTTCGCTCTTGAGCACGCCTCCGATGAATCGAAACAGCTGCTCACCTATACGATGCTGCTTATCACGCTCAATATCGTTCTCCTGTCGGGGATCATCTGGCAGTTGAAGGCGTTCGTGGTGAACAAGCTCGAATATTTCGCCAATTACGACTCGCTCACCGGGGCGATCAACCGCATCGCATTCGAAAATATTCTCGCGCAGGAGATCATGAAGCTTAAGCGTTACCGCCGACCGCTCTCGCTCATCATGTTCGATGTCGACCACTTCAAGAGGATCAATGATACCCACGGCCACCGGGCCGGCGACTCGGTGCTGAAGCTGTTGTCGAAGATAGTCAAGAATCATATACGTGCGACAGATACGTTCGCGCGCGTTGGCGGTGAGGAGTTCATGATACTGCTCCCGGAAACTGCTGTTGCCCATGCGTGTACGTTCGCCGATAAGCTCCGAAAGATCATTGAAACTGAATTCGTCGGCGGGCACTACCGGATAACAGCGAGCTTCGGTGTTACCGCGTGCAGGAAGAGCGATGAAAAACAGGATATCATGGGACGTGCCGACGCGGCAATGTATCGCGCGAAACGTGCCGGAAGGAACAGGTACAAAAAACTATGATGACTATGAGAAAAAACAGTATACACGTCATGCTGCTCCTTGCTGCGGGTGCATGTACGTTCGGTGCCGGCACGAAAGCATCGTCGTCGGTGTTCGATGCCAAGCGCACCGTGTTCGGGTTTTTTCCTTCGCCGACGCGCCTTACGATCGAAAGCGTGTTCGCGACCTATTCGAACATGGCCTCCCACGCCGATGTCGTGCTTCATCAGCCCAACATACCCTGGAAAGAATTCCTGCGAACCCCGAACGCGAAGTCGCAGACGCTCATCGATCTTTCGAATCAGATGATCATCGGACGCATGAACGGCCTTGACGCGATATTCGTCGTCGACCCGCTCAACGGCCTCAATCGCCGCGAGTTCAAGGGGCTTCCCCTCGGATGGAAACCGAAATTCTCGAACAGGGACGTGCGTGCCGCGTTCACCAACTTCACGATACGCATTCTCCGAGAGTTCAAACCGCGCTATCTCGGCCTCGCCTCCGAGGTAAATACCTATATCGATACGCACCCCGATGACTTTTCCGCGTATGTCAGCCTGTACAAAGAAACCTATGCCCTCATCAAGAGGATATTACCGACAACTCAGGTTTTTGTCACGTTCCAATGGGAAGACCTCAATAATCTTGTGAACGGAATGGATGAAGGGCGAAAGCCGTACGCGACGAAATGGGAGTTGGTCGAGGCATTCGAGCCCATGCTCGATGTGTGGGCCATATCGTCGTATCCGTTCGTAGCGTTCAAGACCCCTGCTGATATCCCCGCGAACTACTACACGCCGCTTCTTGCTCGAACGAAGAAGCCGCTTGCTGTCGCCGAGGGGGGGCACAGCTCGGCATCGATAGCGGTGTTCAACGGATCAACGAACGGACAGATAGAGTATTTGCGGGTGATACAGCGGCAATTGGCCCCGCGATTGAAATTCTGGATATATCTTATCATCAACGATCTTGATATGAAGACGTATGGCCCCGCTGCCGGACATGAATCATCGACGCTCAATTGGTTCTCGCGCATGGGCTTTCTTGATATGGACGGGAATGCAAAGCCGTCGCTCGCCGTCTGGGACGATATACGCGCCGGGCGCTGAACGCTCGGTGCTATTTCGGACGGACGTATATCTTCAGCCGCTTATAGGTGTACTGCGACCCCGCGCCGGAGAACGTCCAGTCCGTGTTCACGCCCGATGCATTGCCGATGCCGATGTCCGCCCGTTGTCCGGACTTCCATGAGTTGACGGCGAATATCGTCTGCCGGGCATCGTAGTTGTGCACCTGCATGCATCCATAGCCGTCCTCCGGGTCGCTCATCTGATCCCCGAGATCGAAGGCGGTGGTCGATGCGTTCGGTATGTTCTTCGCGTTCTGCCCGCCGTAGTTGTTCGGCCAGAATTCGATGTTCCCGCGCATGTTCATCCCGCTCGCGACAGAGCGCGTGCTCGAGAACACGTTCATCCCGGTGACGAGGTCCTGGAATTTCGCTTTCGATGCTACCGTCGGTATGCCGATCTTCGAAGCATCATCGGTGAACGCGTTCATCGATACATGCACCCACTGCGTCTCGCCTGCGGCAGTACGCAGCTCCAGATAATAGGCGATGCGGTCGAATGATCCGGCGTCGGCGCTGTTGTCCGTATCGCAGGTGATGGTCGCGCCGAGTTTTGCAAGGTCGAGATCGTAGACGAGCTTGTATCTCCCTGCGTCCGGTACGATAAAGACGAACGGATCGCGGTTGGTGGGCATGGCTCCTGCGCGGAACGCCCATGCCGGAAGGCCTTCCTTGTTCATGAGATTCGGTTCGGCGACCTTGTGCCAGCCGAAGCGCACGAACACGGGCTTTTTCACCTGCGGCGAAGAAACGACGACGGTGTTCCCTGCGATGGATGCGTTCGCCGGGAAATAACCGCCCTCATCGGCATCGACGAGCTCGAACCAGGTGAGCGGTTTGCCGTCGCGCGATGCGAGGCCGCTGCCGATATGATCGAACGAGAGCTTCATGGTATCGCCCTCGACCGTGTGCGACTTGTATACCGGGCCGTTATAGACGATGCCTTTCTGACCGTATGTCTTCGCAAGCGCGATATTCGCAAGCCGCCGACCGACCTCCTGCTTATTGCGCGGGTGTATATCGTTCGTATTGCCGACATCGTACACCACCGCCATGCCGGTATTGGATATCGTTGACGGTATCGTCGCTACCGCTTCCCAGAATTCTGCGAGCGTTGAGGGGTTTTCCCCGCCGTAATGATACGGCGCTATCTGTACGAAATAGAACGAGAAGTCGGAGTTCCACTGCCTGCGCCATCCGTCGATGAGCGCTCGCTTCTTATCGACATAGAGCATACCCTCGCCGTGATTCGCCTCGCCCTGATACCAGAGCGCGCCGCGAATGGCGTACGGTATCATCGCGTAGATCATTCCATTGTACAATGACGATGGCGATTGCTGGTCCTTCGGCGGCATGAGCTCCTGCGGGAAGGACGGCATGTTCGTGACGGACTTCTCCTCGATGGTCGTGCTCCGCGATGCGGCTATCCATGTCTCGAGCCCCGACAGGAACTGTTCCATCCGCTCTTTATGGAGCGGCGTACGCGGATCGGAGCATAATGCCTGCGTGTACATCGACATGAGCGTGGGTATCTCGCCGAATGCGGAAGGCTCGGTCCACGGTTCGATGCGCGTCCCTCCCCATGCCGAGGCGATAAGTCCGACGGGCACACGAAGTTTATTGTGTATCTCACGTCCGAAAAAGTATGCGGCTGCCGAAAAACCCGGCACGGTATTCGACGCACAGATCTGCCATACCGCTTTGATATCGATGTCCGGTGTGGCGAGCACGCGTTTGGGTACGAGAAAGAGGCGTATGTTCGGGAAATTGGCGGCTGCCATTTCGAGTTCAGCGTTCGTTACGCTCCGTACCGACCACTCCATGTTCGATTGGCCGCTGCCGAGCCATACTTCGCCGATGACGACATTGTCGAATGTCAGGCTCGATGTCCCTTTGACTGTCATGGTATAGGTTTTGCCGTCGGCCTTCATCGCGGGT is drawn from Spirochaetota bacterium and contains these coding sequences:
- a CDS encoding GGDEF domain-containing protein; this encodes NCYSPNMYRISGRLLIAALLFLALTAADGVFVFLYSANTKNDSAAINALGTIRGSIQRASKMELAGIDSAAVRRTVDDTIIRCMRGTNFDFSSRAKVAVKLTELELIWNKLTAAFAAHRSGDAGARRTIVSLSEECWRIADESVFALEHASDESKQLLTYTMLLITLNIVLLSGIIWQLKAFVVNKLEYFANYDSLTGAINRIAFENILAQEIMKLKRYRRPLSLIMFDVDHFKRINDTHGHRAGDSVLKLLSKIVKNHIRATDTFARVGGEEFMILLPETAVAHACTFADKLRKIIETEFVGGHYRITASFGVTACRKSDEKQDIMGRADAAMYRAKRAGRNRYKKL
- a CDS encoding sialate O-acetylesterase, which encodes MRIRIIFLALVGAAGLFAETKIPSIFSSNMVIQQDKPIVIWGWDDAGTTVTVSFAGKSAQAIADGNGRWQAVIPAMKADGKTYTMTVKGTSSLTFDNVVIGEVWLGSGQSNMEWSVRSVTNAELEMAAANFPNIRLFLVPKRVLATPDIDIKAVWQICASNTVPGFSAAAYFFGREIHNKLRVPVGLIASAWGGTRIEPWTEPSAFGEIPTLMSMYTQALCSDPRTPLHKERMEQFLSGLETWIAASRSTTIEEKSVTNMPSFPQELMPPKDQQSPSSLYNGMIYAMIPYAIRGALWYQGEANHGEGMLYVDKKRALIDGWRRQWNSDFSFYFVQIAPYHYGGENPSTLAEFWEAVATIPSTISNTGMAVVYDVGNTNDIHPRNKQEVGRRLANIALAKTYGQKGIVYNGPVYKSHTVEGDTMKLSFDHIGSGLASRDGKPLTWFELVDADEGGYFPANASIAGNTVVVSSPQVKKPVFVRFGWHKVAEPNLMNKEGLPAWAFRAGAMPTNRDPFVFIVPDAGRYKLVYDLDLAKLGATITCDTDNSADAGSFDRIAYYLELRTAAGETQWVHVSMNAFTDDASKIGIPTVASKAKFQDLVTGMNVFSSTRSVASGMNMRGNIEFWPNNYGGQNAKNIPNASTTAFDLGDQMSDPEDGYGCMQVHNYDARQTIFAVNSWKSGQRADIGIGNASGVNTDWTFSGAGSQYTYKRLKIYVRPK